Part of the Sulfuricurvum kujiense DSM 16994 genome, TCAACGATAACGTCATAGTCTCCTTCGATAGGAGCATGTTTTAATCCTAACGCTTCGACGCGATCCCGCTGAAGATGGGCAAGCGGCGAACTCGCACCGAAAGGAATATGGAGAGAGATATGAAAATCCCCTTCCAGAAGCCTTGCTAGGGCTAAGCCGTCCGCTCCGTTGTTTCCGCTGCCGCAGACAATGAGAACGGATGAATTGGCGTTAAACCGCGCTCGGATCAAGTGTGCCATCGCCATTGCGGCATGTTCCATCATCACCTCTTCACTGAGGGCAAATTTCGTAACGCCGCGCTGATCAAGAGGTGATACGTCAAGGTAAAGATTTTGCATAAACAGACACCAGTTTTAAAGGGTTATTGAGCTATAATAATTTTATGAACAACGATTATATCGCAATAGCCAAAAACACACTTGAAATTGAAGCGCAAGCTCTCCGTGAAGGATCTGAACGGCTCGGAGAAGAGATAGCGCGTGCGGTAGAGATTATTCTCTCATGCAAAGGAAAATTGGTTATAACGGGTGTCGGAAAATCGGGACTGATCGGGGCTAAAATAGCCGCAACGTTTGCCTCTACCGGGACACCGAGCTTTTTCCTCCATCCGACCGAAGCGCTACACGGCGATTTAGGGATGATAGGACGTGAGGATGCGGTACTGGCGATCAGTTACAGCGGCGAGAGTCCTGAACTCAGTTCTATTCTTCCGCACATCAAGCGTTTCGATATCCCTTTGATCGGGATGACGCGCAATGCCGCTTCGACACTCGGACGTTACAGTGATGAAGTGATCAATATCAATGTTGAACACGAAGCGTGCCCGCTGGATATCGCTCCGACCAGTTCAACGACGCTGACATTGGCCATGGGGGACGCGTTGGCGGTATGTTTGATGAAGGCACGGAATTTTCAAAAAGAGGATTTTGCCTCTTTCCATCCCGGCGGTGCATTGGGCAAACGCCTTTTTGTTAAAGTAAGTGATCTGATGCGGACGGAGAACCTTCCGATCGTCAATGAAAACACTCCGTTGAAAGAGGCGATTCTCATCCTCAGCGAAGGACGATTGGGAACCGTGATGCTCACAAACAATGAAGGAAAACTTTCAGGTCTTTTGAGTGACGGCGATATTCGCCGTGCGTTGATGAGCGAATCGTTTTCTCTCGATGCCTCCGCCAAGGCGTATGCAACCAAAAAACCCCTTGTAATCGATGATGCGTCGATGCTTGCCAGTGATGCGCTGGTATTGATCGAGACGAAAAAAATCCAGTTGCTGGTGGTCACCGACCGAGCCGGCGTTATTCAAGGTGCATTGCATCTTCATACACTCGTGGAAGCAGGTATCTCATGATGCGACTTAACAAATTTATTGCCCACTATTCGACCTATTCGCGCCGTGAAGCCGATCAGGCGATTTTAGACGGCTATGTCCGGATTGACGGTGAAATCGAAACCAATCCCGCCACACAGGTGGATGAACGCCATGCAAACGTCATGATCAGCGGGAATAAAATCACCCCGACGGATCAATTCACGGTGATCGTTTATAACAAACCGCGCGGAGAGTTGGTAACGAAAAAAGACCCGCAGGGGCGTAAAACGATTTACGATTCTTTGGCTAAACAGTATCGTCATTACATCCCGATAGGACGGCTTGACTTCGCCTCCGAGGGACTGTTGCTCCTCACCGATGCGTCACGGGTTGCTACGGCATTGATGACCTCGAAAATGGAACGGGTGTACAAGATTAAGATCAAAGGTCCCGTGACCGAAGCGATGAAAGTGGCTATGGGGGAAGGGCTGGAGCTTGAAGACGCGAGCGCCGGTGCCCATGAACACGCGGAAGCCGGCCCGATGAGCTTCGCCCCTTTTTATGCGTATCAGGTGCAAAAAGACCAAGGGGATTATTCGGTTCTCAAAGTTGCGATCGGTGAGGGGCAAAACCGCGAGCTTCGCCGATTTTTCGCCCATTTCGGTGCCGAGGTCGTCGACCTCAAACGGCTCAGTTTCGGGGGGATCGATCTGAATAATCTTCCGACCGGAAAAGTACGCTTTTTGGAGCGGAGCGAATACGCATCGTTGCGTGAATTCTTGGATGCTTTGGAAAAAGCGGAAAAACAAAAACAAAAGAGTGAAAAAAAAGCGCCGCGTGCTGAGGGAAAATCAGAATTCAAACCGGCAAAAACGTTTACGAAAGAGAAATCAAAAGCCAAACCGAAATCTTCCAACGAGCCTTTCGGTACGAATAAGTACAAACCGGAAAAAAAATTTGCAAAAGGTGAACACAAAAAATGAAAACACTCAAATTTCCAACCAGTCATAAAACACAGTTAATGGATATTAGTGCAGAAGTGAGAGAAGCGGTCATTATGTCGGGTATTAAAGAGGGTATTTGTGTCGTGTTCACTCCGCATACGACAGGAAGCATCTTTTTATTCGAAAATGCAGACCAAAATCTTCGCCGTGATTTATTGTCAGCTCTTTCCAAAGTCATTCCGAGTGATGCGCAATACGCTCATGTCGGAAGCAATGCGGCAGCCCATCTAAAATCATCCCGTATGGGTGCATCGGTTAGCATCCCCGTACATGAGGGGCGTCCGATGTTCGGAAAATGGCAGGGTGTTTTCTTCGGTGAATTTGACGGACCGCGTCAAGAACGTGAAGTGATTATCAAAGTAATAGCAGGTTAATTATGGCCGATTTGACCTATCTGCTTCGTCCGAAAAAATTTGACGATGTGGTAGGCCAGCCTCACCTTTGTTCTCCTGATTCCCCATTGCGTTCTCTGTGTGAGAACGGTAATCTTACCCACTCTTTTTTTTACGGTCCTCCCGGCTGTGGCAAGACGACATTGGCGCGGATTATTGCCGAAGTGATGGGCTTGCCCTTTTACGAATTTAATGCCACATCTCTTAAAATCGAACAGCTCCGCAAAATTTTCGATCAATATGAAAATTCACTCACCAAGCCGCTTATTTTCATCGATGAGGTACACCGTCTAGCAAAGAATCAGCAGGAAGTGTTACTCCCGGTTATGGAAAAAAACAGCGTGTTAGTGATCGGTGCATCGACGGAAAATCCCTATTTTTCGCTTACGGCAGCGATGCGATCCCGTTCGTTGTTGTTTGAACTCTATTCGATTACACATGAAGCGTTAGACGATTTGTTAGTTCGAACGGCTATTGAGATGGACGAAGAGGCACGCGAATATTTGATTGCCAGTTCGGGCGGCGATGCGCGTGCAATGCTCAAACTTCTCGAAGTCTCTTGTGCACTAAATAAACCGATTACATTGGGACTACTCAAATCGCTCCGTCCTGCTGCACAAAGTTTGGGAAGCTCCGAAGCGGGAGTCCATTACGATCTTGCTTCCGCACTGATCAAAAGTATCCGGGGAAGCGATCCCGATGCGGCGATTTATTATCTCGCCCGTCTTATAGAAGGGGGAGAACCGCCGGAATTTATCGCCCGCCGTCTGGTCATTCTCTCATCCGAAGATGTGGGAAATGCCAATCCTCAGGCGTTGACGCTGACGACCTCGGCGATGATGAGCGTAAAGCAGATCGGCTATCCCGAAGCACGGATTATTTTGGCTCAAGCCGTGATCTATCTGTGTGCTTCGCCTAAATCCAATACGGCCTACAACGCGATCAATTCGGCACAGCAAGCCGTCAAAAACGGAGTCATTCTGGACATTCCCACCCATTTGCGCCAACAGCATAAAGGGTATTTGTATCCGCACGACTTCGGCGGTTGGGTAGATCAGCAATACCTATCGAAACCGCTCAAGTTTGTCGAATTTAAAAACAGCGGGTATGAAGCGAAGATGGGGGAGTGGATTCAAAAAGTGTGGAACCGTTCTAAAGTATAAAAAATCTGTCTGATGTAAATGAGCCGCGCGCGAAGCAGTAGTGCGAGAGTCGCGCGTTAGCGAACCATCAGACAGATGAGGTTTTTTTGGTTCCTTTTTTTGCCGGAACAAAAAAAGGGACAAGAGAGTTAAATATTGTAATACGTCGCTTCTTTGTGATGGACAACGAGCGCCGTCGTACTCTGCTCAGGGTGAATTTGGAACGTTTCACTGAGAGTAATCCCGAACTCTTCAGGACGCAACAGATCAAAGATAATACGGCTCGGCTCCAAATCAGGACATGCAGGATATCCGAAACTGTATCGTGCACCCGCATAGCGATTCATGCGGACATCACGCAGGCTGAACCCTTCGTCATCACTCGCGATATTCAGATCGAGCCGTATTTGTTTATGCGCCACTTCGGCCAGCGCTTCGG contains:
- a CDS encoding KpsF/GutQ family sugar-phosphate isomerase, yielding MNNDYIAIAKNTLEIEAQALREGSERLGEEIARAVEIILSCKGKLVITGVGKSGLIGAKIAATFASTGTPSFFLHPTEALHGDLGMIGREDAVLAISYSGESPELSSILPHIKRFDIPLIGMTRNAASTLGRYSDEVININVEHEACPLDIAPTSSTTLTLAMGDALAVCLMKARNFQKEDFASFHPGGALGKRLFVKVSDLMRTENLPIVNENTPLKEAILILSEGRLGTVMLTNNEGKLSGLLSDGDIRRALMSESFSLDASAKAYATKKPLVIDDASMLASDALVLIETKKIQLLVVTDRAGVIQGALHLHTLVEAGIS
- a CDS encoding pseudouridine synthase, which codes for MMRLNKFIAHYSTYSRREADQAILDGYVRIDGEIETNPATQVDERHANVMISGNKITPTDQFTVIVYNKPRGELVTKKDPQGRKTIYDSLAKQYRHYIPIGRLDFASEGLLLLTDASRVATALMTSKMERVYKIKIKGPVTEAMKVAMGEGLELEDASAGAHEHAEAGPMSFAPFYAYQVQKDQGDYSVLKVAIGEGQNRELRRFFAHFGAEVVDLKRLSFGGIDLNNLPTGKVRFLERSEYASLREFLDALEKAEKQKQKSEKKAPRAEGKSEFKPAKTFTKEKSKAKPKSSNEPFGTNKYKPEKKFAKGEHKK
- a CDS encoding secondary thiamine-phosphate synthase enzyme YjbQ; translated protein: MKTLKFPTSHKTQLMDISAEVREAVIMSGIKEGICVVFTPHTTGSIFLFENADQNLRRDLLSALSKVIPSDAQYAHVGSNAAAHLKSSRMGASVSIPVHEGRPMFGKWQGVFFGEFDGPRQEREVIIKVIAG
- a CDS encoding replication-associated recombination protein A, whose amino-acid sequence is MADLTYLLRPKKFDDVVGQPHLCSPDSPLRSLCENGNLTHSFFYGPPGCGKTTLARIIAEVMGLPFYEFNATSLKIEQLRKIFDQYENSLTKPLIFIDEVHRLAKNQQEVLLPVMEKNSVLVIGASTENPYFSLTAAMRSRSLLFELYSITHEALDDLLVRTAIEMDEEAREYLIASSGGDARAMLKLLEVSCALNKPITLGLLKSLRPAAQSLGSSEAGVHYDLASALIKSIRGSDPDAAIYYLARLIEGGEPPEFIARRLVILSSEDVGNANPQALTLTTSAMMSVKQIGYPEARIILAQAVIYLCASPKSNTAYNAINSAQQAVKNGVILDIPTHLRQQHKGYLYPHDFGGWVDQQYLSKPLKFVEFKNSGYEAKMGEWIQKVWNRSKV